TTCAGCTGCAAGCACAGAAGTATCAATTTTGTCCATTCACCACCACCAGGCTTATTATACAGCTTAGTTGCAAGTTTGACCAAGTTCACGAAGACCACGGAAGCCCTAAACCTCTCCTCTCTCATGGAAAAACAGAATTTCTTATGAAATGTTTTCCTGGGTTACTGAATACATGTATCCTTTGCATGTTGCTCCTTTACATGACATATAAAATTGACTTTGATGAACAGTTGGTCTTTCTTTAGGGTAAGGAGGACTAATTCTCTAAAATCTAAATCTTGTAAAATTTCCTCATCGAAACAAAAATGCAGAAACTAACAATTCTTTAACTTCCCATATAGCCTCTAGCACCAAAGTAAAAATAAAGACAACGAAGTatcataaattaataatgatCTAGTTTCGCACGGTGTCCTGTTTATCCaccaaaaatgttaaaaaaagcACATGTTAAAAAGCAAACTTGTGAACTCCATTGATATAAGCCTCCAGTCATTTGTATGGTCCATTTACCATTAAATGCATTATTGACAATTTAACATGTCCTTTATATGATCATTTGCTTCTAGATGGATCATACTTAACTGATTAACCCCTCCTTACCTGAAGAGGACAAAAGCAACAAATTAAGCTTAAGATAGTTACTCAAAGACATTTCCAAATATCATAGACCATATAACGTGATAAAACAATAAATAGAATGAACAGAAGTTAGCAATTAAGTACAGGATACTGAAAATCTCCAAGAAAAACTATGGAGTATTGCAAAATAGATTCTGGGTTACTGGGAGACGATACAGATCACACTATCTAAGTCAATGCAATAGCTAGAAAAGGAAGAAGGGTTGGATTTAAAGCCGTCAGGTATATTATCAAAATGAGATTAAACTGATACAGTTCAACTGTCCTTGCACATGAAGGGGAAAAATTGAAAACATTAGAAGTTAAAGGTCAATCTTCTTTTAGCATGTAATATTACTTATACAACAATTAAAAGCTGAATTCTTCAccccttaacattttaactttacaTTATCCTGCGATGTGTGGCAAATACTACAGTAATTGTAGATTCTACCACAAACATAGTGGTCAGGGATCCAAGAAGGCACCAGTTAAACATCATTGTAGGATGCCAACTAGTTATTACCTAAATTGCAACATCAACACTAAAATCCATGGACTGAGGGAAAAATGTCCAAATGTAGCTTCCCACTAACAACATGCACAGGGACTGAGGAGAAATCATAATCTACGTATTTAATAAGATAATAAAATTCCTGACTATTTCTCAATGCAATAGATACCTGAAGTAGTTAGAAACATCTTCATCTTTAAATGTACTATCAGCTGGAAAAGTCAGGTAAATCTGTTTTGAAGCTGAGTTAGCCTTTTCTGCTAATCCCATTGCGAAAAACTCCCTCTCAGCTCGGCCCTGGGGAAACTTGAAAATTTCTTCACCGAACATCAATGCAGCGGCTCTGCAACATTACAATGagccaaatgaaaaatatatatagcaCAAAGGAAGAACACTTAAATGATCATGCTATGGCTTTTTAAATAACTCAGTACTCCCACCAAAATAAGACCAACATTATCTTATAAATAGAAAACCCCCATGCTTAAGGCAAACTCAAACTAATGAACTTTACCATCACGTCAAtaaaaaacaaagacaaaagccAAATAGATGTCTCTACTGTTCATCGCAGAAAGTGTAAAccacaaacaattaaataaataaaaattcttaaagtAAACTACTTCATAGTAACAAATCCACGAAAGAAGCACCAAATAGATAATATGTAAATAAATTCCGAATTAATTTTATGTAAAACCATAACAAAACCTTGTTAAGGATTCCATAGCCAACAAGATACGCCCAAGGTTAGAACAAAAATTAAGAACCTTAGACAGAAAATAGCCCCGCCCCCCAACCCACCAAAAAAATAAAGAGTCAGAAAGCAGGAAACAAAATTGGGGAATCTTTAATACACCTCTGGGCCTCAGTTTGCTGTTGCAACAGaagattcatttttttttcataaggCAATGAAGAAGAAACACCAGCCACCAACTGAGCAGCAGCGAATCTTTGCTGATGAGCAGCTGCTCTCATTCTCATCATTTCCTCCTGCTGGTGATAAAGAAGGTCCATTTTACTAGGTGAACCAACAACAACACCATTAATATCAACATTATCAGCTAAACCACCAAGGCCATGCGAAAACTTGCAATTATCACCGTTCTTACAAAAGCCTCTAGCAAAATAAAGACAAGGCTTGTAACCACCCACAAGACCACCAAATCCGCCGGCTTCTTCAACTGTTCCGAAACATGCATCACTTTCTGAAAAACTCCTTCTATGACCAATAAAGTCCTCATTCCTAGAAGAGGAAGAATcattcaaaaatgaaaaatagtcaCTCATTTGATTCTCATCGATTAAATCAGTACCGCTATCCCCAGTCTTTGAAGTAACTAAGAGAGACCCAGAGCGGATATTTTCATAAGAAAGAAAGGGACTTGATTTTGGGCTACTAGCAGGAGACCATGAAGGCACCTTCTTCGAAAATTCTAAGAACCCATTTCTCGGAATGATACTGGGAGACAATGGAGGAAGTGGGTTTTGGGAATTGTTAGAGCTGTTGGGTCTTGAGATTGGGTTCAAATGAGTAGAGAAAGTGCTTGAAGAAAGTCCTAAGTGAGCTTTAGCTTTGAAAACAAGGGACTGCAAAAGGGTTTCAGGACCAAAGGCTAAACGCAACAAATCCATGTCAGCTAAGTCCTGGATAAGGATGTAACCCATGATTTTAGATGCATTTTCTGGGTCTAAAACCTTGATTTTACTGAACAAAATGTTAGTTGTATCACAAAGATCCATGGAGGCTTTACAGTTTTCTCTCgttttttgtttgtttggtaTGAGAGAAACTGTGAAGttcggatttttttttttaacttagaaaACAGACAGTAGAGAGAAGACAGAGAAAACAGTGAAAAGGCAGTGGCGTTTGTGGGTGGGTTTTTGGGGTTTTCgaagttttgttttctttgttccttttttttcaaaaagacttagctaataaaaaaattaaatgaaatgaaaaacagAGGTAGAGTGGGATAGGGAAATGAGCAGAGAGGGTTTTGAAGTGAAGCAATGAGCGGGCTTTACCTATCCTATAAATATATACCTAAAagtaatatacaataaataataaaatttataattataaattaattaataataataacttatgaaatacttataatattaaaatttaaaaaattagattaaattatttatgtattGTCGTCAATCTTTTAATTGATGTCGAGTTAATTTAGGATAGTGACTCAATTAAATAGattatatatacaattaatagaAGTAAGAAggtatgcataataaaattaatcaaaataaagtttgagttgaattgtaaattattattattattaatgcaaTTGGTTCGGGTTCAAATCTCATCATTTGCAtacttttattagtttttttaaataaaaatattaaagtatacTCAAGtgatataacttattttaataacaGAACGACATTTTCTTAATTTCCCTGAGGTGGTGACCCAATTAAGGGCTAGTTTggaaatgtttttgaaaagtgcttttaaaaaatttggtttaaaatttaaaatttgagtgtttagcattgctatcaaaaagtgcttttgagaaataaaatgttaattttaaacatgttattatcaagtaacaaatatgcatttaaataaaatttaaattggttaatattattatattttagtaagaatataaaaaaatttattctaacttgttgttaatattttaatatatgaaatataaattttaaatatttttaagtaataaatattaattacttataaaatttaattagaatatataaactacattttaaatatttaaatataaccattaaatatttataattagtattttttaaaaatattttttatttttaattaatgattttaatacttttgtaattaagcaccaagaaaaaaaatagaaagtactatgttattggaggggtgaaaaagtaattaaacactaaaagtgcttttgggagaggaaaagctaaaaattccAGCCAAAAATAGTTTGTTCTGAACAGCTTTTATTCCAGAAGTGCTTTTTTTAAGCACAAAAGAACAGGCCCTAAGAGTGGCCCAACTTAATTAagagcttaaataatagtatagattaaaaaaaacttatttaaataaaactggTAAAAAAATCTGTTGGAgatcaacccgattaagcaacgaacaagtaaaaatagcgaaagaaattgagaaaatgaatatacaaatttaacgtgaaaaaacccctccaaagagaataaaaaaccacggacaaatataattttactataatggcaaaagaatgaagagtgcaaaagaacgaagagtacaaaagattgagataaaaactaaaccccaaaaaacctgaaaacaaataaccctcaaaatgtaaacacaaaattctctaaaagtgttatgagttataatctctaatgggtgttttttctaaggttgtaaaagaacatatttataggctaaattcatgggtcaaataataataaaatgatctagactaattagattttgattgaaacaaataaacaaagtttgactagaagattatttctcaaatttgactgaaataggagtcatacaaATCTCCActttgactcatatttccacaacgctatctttgccaaagcccgccacgagcctatcttgaactatgcagggaattaactaagtcaaatctatgcttagaaactagaagacttccagcctttgacttgtacactaccaaatcaaaactaacccgggtctaaTTTTCATGAACAcaatgccctaacttttcaaaacctacatcTAAAAGATAAATTCTTTTCAATGAAACGGACATACATTTTTTCCtcatatgaccaagttgcctccattccaaacgagttgacttcaactccgtaacagatgagggacgtccgatttcaccggtaaCTGTAGAaacttccagaatataaagactgtcggTCCTTTTACCTTTTAATAAAATGAGAGCTCTACGAGATACCTTGATGTCGCTCTACTCGacgttgattctgcatccttttgagtctaaaatactcaaggaaatgagattttttcgtaaatcaagtacatacctgacatctgaaaGTGTCTTAATTGTCTCATTgtgcatcctaattttaatagtaccaataTCAATTACGTTATTGGATGAATCATTtctcatgcgcacaactccaccctcaaccgaactgtatgtagagaactattctctattgggacacatgtggagaACATCTCGAATCTAGAATCCACTCGAACGTAAGCTCGGAGCTTTCACTCGTTGACACTAATAAGAAATTATCACCGCTTTCATCGACCCAATTAGCACCAACTACATCTTCCTTGTTACTCTCAGCAGtccttttatttcgcagtttataacaatctactttgatatgacctaacttcttacaatagcgacacattttgtCTTGCTTCTTTGATGTTACCAAAACaaaagcttgcctatctgccttgctatccgaaccaaactcattgtcaagtttgtctctactcaaaaaatgatcTTTCACATCTTCGaatgagagtttgtctctgccataaattagggtctcctTAAAAAACTTGTATGaaaggggtaaagagcacaataatagcatagcctgatcttcatcatcaaattgaacctcaacgttctttaaatcatttaaaagagtaatgaattgactaatTTGATCTCTAAGAAGTTTACCTTCGTTCATGTGAAACATAAATAGACGTTATTTCAACAGTAaatggttagccagagacttagtcgcataaaaagtttttaacattttccacaaggtagatgaggtcttctccatcaatacctcttaCAATATCGTATTTGTGAGGTACAACTAGATTGTAGACAATGCATTTTCATCAAgttcttcccattctgttttatttagattcttaggctttttcttggtaacaacctttttcaagccagtTTGAACTAGAACTGCCATCAtttgaacttgccacagattgaaatttgtcacaACATTGAACTTCTTAATTTCAAACATTGTTGCTtccatatctgaatgggctaatcTACgtaaattgaactagctctgatagcACTTGTTGAGGATCGACTTGATTAAGCAACGAATAAgtaaaatagcagaagaaattgagaaattgaacacacaaatttaacatggaaaaacccttCCAAATAGGATAGAAATACCACtggaaaagataattttactataacggaaaaagaataaagagtacaaaagatgaagataaaaactaaaccccgaaaacccaaaaacaaagaacctcaaaacgtaaacacaaaattctctaaaagtgttatgaattctaatctctaatgggtgtttttTTAAGGTTGCAAaagacctatttataggctaaattcctaggttaaataataataaaataatctagactaatcagagtttgactggaagattatttatcaaattttattgaaataggagtcatattcaACAAAATCTCTCTAGTCCTtctcaaatttgaaattgagcaaattgatccctttcaaaaaaatatgaaacaattttgaaagtgagtaaCTAAAGACAACTAATCGTAATATTAATGTTTTCTATCAattgtacaaaattttaattgatatagtaacaaatttagctttcgatgtttatatatatatttgtttcattttggccttaatttgaaaaaattcaacaaattttccctcaacatttacacatttacacAAATACTGCGGGATAAATTTCTTAAATTAGGATgaaattgacaaaatatgtaaattttaaggactaaatttattattataccaatcaaaatcatgtatagttgatggaaaacattaacattataattaattatctttaattgcTCATTTTCGAAATTGatagagattaaattacattgatTATTTTAGATAAATCACTTTGCTCAATTTCGAAATTGAAAGGAATTAAAGAAATCtttttactaataaaattaaatatttaaaaatcaaagtcaaaattaACGAGGATTAATTCATAATTACTTTATCACTTCTCTTATAATTTAAGTGAACTGTTGAATACTTTTTTTACAATATAGTTTGTACGTAAAAGTTTTTCTCCACGACGTAAGTATAACATcaacttaatttattttagtcaagtgaattatttaaaaattaattttttaaaattattacaatgatattttttatttttactatttttataggacatgtttaaataaaacaataaaaatcactatttaagaaaaacaaaatatttagaaatcgaatctaaaattgatgaaaaattatatataaatacttTACATACTTATAATCTAATTGTTGAACATGTATATAATAAATGCCATTTGTATAtaaagattattattattatttttttaacaatctcaatATAGATTTTTAGGGGTGAACAAAATTCGATTCTATTcgaaaaattcgataaaaaatttaaattttgaattaagtagtttgagttatttgagttaatcaagttattcggatcaactagATAAAAATCActatttaagaaaaacaaaatatttagaaatcgaatctaaaattgatgaaaaattatatataaatacttTACAACTTTACTTATAATCTAATTGTTGAACATGTATATAATAAATGCCATTTGTATATAaagattattctttttttttttaacaatctcaatATAGATTTTTAGGGGTGAACAAAATTCGATTCTATTcgaaaaattcgataaaaaatttaaattttgaattaagtagtttgagttatttgagttaatcaagttattcggatcaactagataaaaaattaagttttttgatttaactcaaatatgaattacacaatccgagttatccgaaaatccgaataagaaaagacaaaactatgttgttttgataaatatttacttttttgaaagttaaaattgaaaataattaagttaaaaggcaaaactacgtcgttttgataaatgtttaccgaTTAAGTTAAAAGTATATTGTTCATGtggttaaataatcttgtacttcgtctactagttaaataatcggtcgaTCTAAAgcaacattaagtataaataataggatttgttaactcgacttgatttgactcgaaattttttgactcgattcgattcgattcgaaaaaatttcaaattgagttcagTTGCTAAAGTAGGATTTGTCAACTCAACTAACTCGAAaaattttgactcgattcgactcgactcgatcgaatatTCACCCCTATAGATTCTGATCATATGCTCTTTTTGACACATTGTATAGAACTACTCATAACCcattttcaacctataaataggagtaTAATACACTTCAACACACTTAAACCTACGTCCTCCTACATTAACAATAATACCAATATCAATCGAGGTAAAACTCATCAACATATAAACATTATTCTTTTAATCCAAAACCTCAAtcttacataatataaataataatataatctgTTCGTAATTTGGTGTCACGATAATTAACCAAATATTATTGTTTTTGGCATGAATCAAATGTCAAGTAATAATTTAGGGTGtttgagaaaatattaaaatttattattttattcaaagaatcctcttattataaaaaaaatatttttaaatgtatttaataattttaaagaacttttatttaatacataatttttaattaaaaaatatatccatcaaaataaaaaatgttaaggGAAAACATTCGGTAAATTAttagtggagtttttagactctgCAAATAAGATCAATGATTGATAAGTATTCTAtaagagtatagtaaaatattaaaaacatatatttaaaaaaagagacaCGTGACAATTCTTTAAGActggtttttaattaaaaaaaatttacattgtCAATGAACCAAATACTAACCCAAAtgttaattctttttcttttttaaacatttatattttttaaaaaatacttatatttaaaataagaGAATATTTGGTACACTGCCAAGATCGAGGGTTGACAAGTGTCTTACGGGaaatagtaaattattaaaaaatattttttttaaaaagagatgtgtgttaatttttaaaagtaacttgtgaaataaaaaaaaagtatacccttaaaattatgattattatttggTACAATCACGATGGGAAATTTTAAATCCACAAGCAAAATTAAGAATTTGCCATtagtcttatttatttatttttcattttttaaatacaaCTTAATAGCCAGTGCCAAATTTTCAACTTCGcttgtgaaattaaaattttcaccaCACACATATTAAATAAGCATCtttaaaataaatggataatTATTCTTGTAACACCTCGTCCTCAGTCCAATGATTGACATAATTTCACCGCTTAAAAAACATAATTTCACTGCTTAAAAAAATCCTTTAACACAATTTTCAATCTTTACAAAGCTTTGAACACATCTATAGAGAATCATTTTGAATAATTTCAAAGGTATTTGGATGTgtctaaaacataaaacaaagttTCAAGGGCTTAAAACAGTCAAAATACAAGTTTAGGAGGTGCAGTGGCCTAAGCCTCAAGACTTGGACAACAAGTCTCGATACTTGGCCCATAGGTCTCAAGACTTGGCCCCCATTGTCACACCAAAAATCCTTTAAGCCTGAAAATTTAGAACACTTAGGggataaattgaaagaaattgaaaattggCGGTCTCTATTGAAAAACCAAGAAAAGTTAGGAACGAAATGGAAAATGGTTAAAAACCAATTATGGTTCGGTTAAGATATAACTAGTCGATCtcttagtgggagacaaaatgattttaaatggatAACCCCTAAACGGTTGAATAACGTGAGAAAAGAGCTATAAATAACTGATAGGTAACTTCTAGGAGATGATTCATCTTGattctgtttcatttttttttctctttattcatCTTCTTCGTAGCTCCGAAGGTGGGATGATTACGAAAAGCTTTACATAGAGCAGTGATCATGAGGTTTAAGATGGAAAATGAAGAATCTAGTAAGTTGCTGCCAGGAGAATGGAAGCTTTAACGTTCAAAGAAGCTAAGTTGATGAGACAAGACGACGAAGCATCAGATGAATTTCTGCGGTTTAAACTGAAATACTAGTATGTTGATAGTCTACATGAGTTTATAAGTGTGTGCCATTTTAGATTCAATATGTATAACCCCATGATGTTTTATTTATAAACATATGTATTATATAtggaactatgaaaagggatCTATAATGGGATAGACAAAGTTAGGAATGAGGAAAAAGGGCTGATTTTGTTAGATACAGCCATACAATGTTGCTGTATGCAGTCGTGATGAGCGAAGCTCTAGGCCTTGCGGAGGGGACACTACggtgttcaagcatcaaggtATAGAATGGTGAAATGGGAAGAGTAAGGATCATGGATAAGCCATGTGACCAATCGGAGGCTATACGcctaaaatgagtaagaccatagctaaaagatgctatggcatcatGATAGCAAtaagtaagaccatggctgaaagACGTCATGGCATCATGGTAAACAGGactaagaccatagttgaaagacgttATGAAATCTTTCGATAGTCTGTTGGGACAATAATAATGGGGTTATATGgcgtaagaccatagctgaaagacactatggcatcatagTTAGTCTGATGGGACATTAAACAAGGAATATTCCGTTAGGACAATAACGGAGATTACAAGGTGTAAAACCATAGCCTGGCTATGAAAACTGAAGGAGTTTGTTAAGACATTAAACATGGAGTGTACCGTGTAAGATCATAGCTCAACTATGGTAGCGTAGAGAGTCTGATGGGACAATAAAAAAGGGGTTAGTCCAACGGGATGTTAAACACGGGAGAGTTCGAACGGACATTAAACACAAAGTAATCCACCAGGACGATAAACGTGGGATCCTAATgcgtaagaccataactgggctatGGTAGTATAAAACAGTTTGCCAGGACAATAAAAACTGATGGTCATTTAAGACAGGAATAAAGGTAAgaattggaaacaagaaaaaataGGGTAGAAGGAAATTGAAAGTATAGGCATATATTAGATAGCTAGCGGGACGAAGAAATCAGCCAATAAATATGGACACATAAAGTGGGAAAAGActtttgaaataataattatggAAACCGGTAAATCATATGGGTGTTAACCCAGCAGGAAGTAGTTACGAGAGTTGTCTCGCTAATGGTACCCTGGGtacaaacaaatgaaaatggttaaATCAAGGATTCGCCGTTAAGGAATGTTGAGGGCACTCAAAGAAACCTTATAGACCAATGGTGTCTCATATGTACGTAAGTTTGTTTAAAAGGCGAAAAAGGGGGCGAAAaagggctagttagaactcattGGTAGAAGGAGACGCTACAGAGGATGCAAGTGATAGGTATGTCTGTCAAGACTATTCCTCATAAAGGGGAAATCAGTATGGTAGTGTTAGCCAAAAAGGCTAGTTAGGTGTGAATACAGTAAGAAAGAGAACTTGTGAACTTAGATGGTCATTCAGCGACAGTGATTAAGTGTTGTAGGCCATAGTGGTCTGTAGTAGAAGGCTATGCTATGCTTAAGATTAAGGTAACAAGATTAAGGCAGATTACAAAGAAATAATTTAGACACTATTTAAATTAAGCAGGATTAGGTCCACTAAAATGGCGCGAAACCTTGTTAGTCATACCAACGGAGGAAATGCAAGTAAGAAATATGGGGTTAAGATAAAGAAAGAGTTTGCCATAGACTAAATAGATTTAGAATAATGTCCAAGAGTTTTTAAGAGGGTAAGCCAGAATGCTGCATTAGTTAGACATAATGGTAAGAAGAAGAGATCCACAATAAGATAAGTGTTAGAAAAAAGTTGAGTTAAAGAAATGATAGAATCCAAAGTGGTGGTGAGACATTCAAAGAACCTGTCAAGGTCGAACGAATGCCGAAAGAATGATAGGAAGGAAATTGCTTAACGATCTATCAACCAATGGATAGAACCACGAATAAAATAAAGTCTACTACGACTGGTTAAAGAGAAATTTCTAGATTGTTCAGGGAGTATACTGTATctaaacatatttatttattccCTCGCATGATGAGGTATGTCTTTGAGTAATgtaggaactcactaagttcattcgaACTTACAAACGTTAACCCTATAGTTACAAGTATAGCGGAATAAGGATCTCGAGGAAGGGACCAAGCCAGATCGGGAGGAATCAAAGATTCATTTGAGTAGAGTCATGCACATAGGAATGGGAACCTTTAGAGATTTCTCTGAAAGGGAGATTATATTGTAATAATGTAATTCCCTTAGAATGGAGTGGTGATAGAGaactttatttagaaatttttgttCTTGATgtaaatttaattcattaataGATATTATAATTTGAGTGAGGATCTTAGtattaacaaaattttagttgtgttgtgacgCTCGCACCCGGATCTGACGAACCGGTCAGGTGGGGCTGTTACATCCCTACTGTATTTATTTTTTGGCTACAGACTTGCTAATCTCGATACCAAAAGGGTCTTGTCTCAATACTTAATGCAGAGACCTCAAAATTGGCTCAAAATTACTTGAAATCTTCCTCCAAACATCAACATATGATACCAATAggtttcaaatcattttaaaaccaattcaaaGCTCATTCAAGCATGAATTCAATAATACTCATGTACAATCAACTTAACATATCAAAATAGTTTCAAATAACACATGGTCACTCAAGCCAATGTAATCACAAACATTAAAACTAGCCTTAGCCTTTATGTATAAGCCAATACACTAACATAACTATTGCATTATTCAAACCTCGAATGGTGATGCAATCCTTTCAAGAAACAATATCAATCTTCTCACAAAGTCTCTCATCTATATGTTTAAAACAACTAATGCATTAAGCTCAAAGATCTTAATATGTACAGTCAGATTTCTTATCTTACCTTATCATTTACAAGTGTTAAGTATTTTACAAGAATAACTTTGAGTTCTAATTAAGCCATCTTTGTACTAATTACACATTAGGGATCAAACATTCACATAGGTTCAATTTACATAATCATGTCATTTTTAGAGGTAATTTCGATGGTTAACTCTTATTGTTCAGTTATTGAGTATCTAACTTATATGATAACAATCTTATTTCTATTCCTGATCTTTTCacaattcattcaacaatttcaaattCGTCTTCAATTCATGGAGCTTACCATGCCAGAATTTAATCACATTTTCTAATGTGTTGATAGCAAATTAATATCAAATTCTTAGTCATTTATGTAGGGAAGTAACCCGTATATACaacaaaaaagtaaatataataaaataaaaagatcgAACAAataaattttacgtgaaaaaactcttcaaaagaggataaaaaaaccatgGGTAAAAAGAGATTTTACTATAATAAAAgaaagtacaaaagatggagagaattaaagaaaaacccaaatctTCACAAGAAAAACCCTTCAAAACAAAGAATAGAATTCTCTTATCTGAATATTTCTATAGCATATCTAACCTAGAGTAACTGAGGCCTATTTATAGCTAAAATTTGTAGTACTATATGACTAGAACATCTTTAGATTAATCAGAGTTTAATtgggaaaataaaacaaagtttaacTGAGAGAAGAAAACCAAAAAACTTGTGGATCATAT
The Gossypium hirsutum isolate 1008001.06 chromosome A07, Gossypium_hirsutum_v2.1, whole genome shotgun sequence genome window above contains:
- the LOC107953064 gene encoding zinc finger CCCH domain-containing protein 55 isoform X2 — encoded protein: MDLCDTTNILFSKIKVLDPENASKIMGYILIQDLADMDLLRLAFGPETLLQSLVFKAKAHLGLSSSTFSTHLNPISRPNSSNNSQNPLPPLSPSIIPRNGFLEFSKKVPSWSPASSPKSSPFLSYENIRSGSLLVTSKTGDSGTDLIDENQMSDYFSFLNDSSSSRNEDFIGHRRSFSESDACFGTVEEAGGFGGLVGGYKPCLYFARGFCKNGDNCKFSHGLGGLADNVDINGVVVGSPSKMDLLYHQQEEMMRMRAAAHQQRFAAAQLVAGVSSSLPYEKKMNLLLQQQTEAQRAAALMFGEEIFKFPQGRAEREFFAMGLAEKANSASKQIYLTFPADSTFKDEDVSNYFSMFGPVQDVRIPYQQKRMFGFVTFVHPETVKHILARGNPHYICDSRVLVKPYKEKGKVPDKKQHLPERGNFSSCSSPSGLDSREPYDPHVGAKMFYNAPEMMLRREFEEQADLQHAIELHRRRFVNLQLPDFKNDGSHHHQRSLSVGGSVSLPAYSHASQNVHLSDSIKQEVNGGNTAAASPVTVNAAEEEEVNSACVQKGGVGHTQDQECSNLKGCQECSLEHALPDSPFASPEKSTESHLSEFPAANGNPNLCAMSSSENDPLLLATSTSGMTSI
- the LOC107953064 gene encoding zinc finger CCCH domain-containing protein 55 isoform X1 — encoded protein: MDLCDTTNILFSKIKVLDPENASKIMGYILIQDLADMDLLRLAFGPETLLQSLVFKAKAHLGLSSSTFSTHLNPISRPNSSNNSQNPLPPLSPSIIPRNGFLEFSKKVPSWSPASSPKSSPFLSYENIRSGSLLVTSKTGDSGTDLIDENQMSDYFSFLNDSSSSRNEDFIGHRRSFSESDACFGTVEEAGGFGGLVGGYKPCLYFARGFCKNGDNCKFSHGLGGLADNVDINGVVVGSPSKMDLLYHQQEEMMRMRAAAHQQRFAAAQLVAGVSSSLPYEKKMNLLLQQQTEAQRAAALMFGEEIFKFPQGRAEREFFAMGLAEKANSASKQIYLTFPADSTFKDEDVSNYFSMFGPVQDVRIPYQQKRMFGFVTFVHPETVKHILARGNPHYICDSRVLVKPYKEKGKVPDKKQHLPERGNFSSCSSPSGLDSREPYDPHVGAKMFYNAPEMMLRREFEEQADLQHAIELHRRRFVNLQLPDFKNDGSHHHQRSLSVGGSVSLPAYSHASQNVHLSDSIKQEGSVVNGGNTAAASPVTVNAAEEEEVNSACVQKGGVGHTQDQECSNLKGCQECSLEHALPDSPFASPEKSTESHLSEFPAANGNPNLCAMSSSENDPLLLATSTSGMTSI